A stretch of Ranitomeya variabilis isolate aRanVar5 chromosome 3, aRanVar5.hap1, whole genome shotgun sequence DNA encodes these proteins:
- the LOC143818651 gene encoding uncharacterized protein LOC143818651, with protein MALFTKAWDSVGFLQTINSVVLGLVAQINESATTEEIEYVKKTLESIDRQLVVGRGLMRDCDVTRCEDDIIVVYQQLAAVIRAGKSYKDKEKEVFIQYVYDYKIDRQLNALYNRLLGVSVLADHVTLLQQVIRDHHPRRWEMIAFCQQVNFVLATGLLCLFVHGSLTGRDVQLMMGRWTDKMSALYRRMEDTSRDCAAYFKEQAQEDVEKYLPLNETLPDDEKATAMLKLLEKNYDWLRWAVMVSRSSPDGEVLVKGSYISVRGDCGTQVVLSYSENPVSLEKGKINQLIGELEWKIPNPPPDVYANIEADPGYAKTYLAQRMLQKLSEGLSKGVTIHTVPGKLQMSGDFPPASCVLYEYKHRMASGTVCIFG; from the coding sequence ATGGCATTATTCACTAAGGCGTGGGACTCGGTCGGATTTCTTCAGACAATTAACTCTGTGGTTCTCGGGCTCGTGGCTCAAATCAATGAATCTGCAACAACAGAAGAAATTGAATATGTAAAGAAGACCTTGGAGTCCATTGACCGGCAGTTGGTGGTAGGGAGGGGCCTGATGAGAGATTGTGATGTCACCCGGTGTGAGGATGACATCATAGTTGTGTACCAACAGTTGGCAGCCGTCATCCGTGCCGGAAAGTCTTACAAAGACAAAGAGAAGGAAGTGTTCATCCAATATGTGTACGACTACAAGATCGACAGGCAGCTGAATGCGCTGTACAATCGGCTTCTGGGGGTCTCTGTCCTGGCAGACCACGTGACTCTCCTACAGCAGGTCATTCGAGACCACCACCCCCGCCGCTGGGAGATGATCGCCTTCTGCCAGCAAGTGAACTTTGTATTGGCTACCGGTCTACTGTGTCTCTTCGTTCATGGGTCTCTGACAGGAAGAGACGTCCAGCTCATGATGGGCAGATGGACGGACAAAATGTCTGCTCTGTATCGGAGAATGGAGGACACCTCGAGAGATTGTGCTGCGTACTTCAAGGAGCAGGCCCAGGAGGATGTGGAGAAGTATCTACCTCTCAATGAGACCTTACCAGATGATGAAAAGGCAACGGCCATGTTGAAACTGCTGGAAAAGAACTACGACTGGCTGCGCTGGGCGGTGATGGTCTCTCGGTCATCACCAGATGGGGAGGTCCTAGTGAAGGGAAGCTACATCTCAGTCAGGGGGGATTGTGGTACTCAGGTGGTCCTGAGCTATAGTGAGAACCCTGTCTCCCTGGAAAAGGGGAAGATAAATCAGCTGATTGGGGAGCTGGAATGGAAAATCCCAAACCCACCCCCCGATGTGTACGCCAACATTGAGGCTGATCCGGGCTATGCCAAGACGTACCTTGCCCAGAGAATGCTCCAGAAGTTGTCAGAAGGTCTTAGCAAGGGGGTCACCATCCACACTGTGCCAGGGAAGCTGCAGATGAGCGGAGACTTCCCCCCGGCTTCCTGCGTCCTGTATGAGTACAAGCACAGGATGGCGTCTGGCACCGTATGCATCTTTGGTTAA